Genomic DNA from Hymenobacter jejuensis:
TGCGGCACCTGCCCCATGTCGCCGATGACGCTAAAAGCGGGCGTGGAAGAATCGGTGAAGAAAGCTGTGCCCGAAATCATTCGCGTGGAGGCCACCAATGCCACCCCCATGGAAGAGCAACCCGCCGGGCAAGTTCGATAATTGCTTGATTATCTGATTTTTATAAAAAAGACCGCTAAGCAGCGGTCTTTTTTTAGTTTTAGGACTAGGGTTAAAACTAAGCTCCCCTCCATTTTTCAAGGAGGGGTTGGGGGTGGTAAAAACCGTTGAACGACAACTAGCTCTAGTTTCTACTTCTAGCCGAACCACCCCCAGCCCCTCCTTAAAAAAGGAGGGGAGCTTAGTTTTAACCCTAGCTTTAGCCGCATAGGCCTCCAAACTTCTCCCCTTCTATATTTGCCGACTGCCTTTCTCCGACGCCAAATCTTGTGCTCGCCATGCTTGCTGCCAATAATCCCGACCTCCACTCCTGGATTGATATTTCGCCACTCAGCGATTTTCCCATTCAAAACCTGCCCTTTGGCGTGTTTGAAACCCCGGAGCGAGGCACGAGAGCCGGCGTGGCCATCGGCGACTATGTACTTGATCTATACGCGGTTAGCCAATACGGTTTCTTCGACGATCTGGACATCACCAACCAGCCGAAAGTCTTCCGTCGTCGCTCGCTGAACAGCTTTATTCGCCTAGGTCGCCCGACCTGGCGGGCCGTGCGTCAGCGCGTCAGTGAGTTGCTGCGCCACGACAACCCCGCCCTGCGTGACAACGAGGAAGCCATGCACACTTGCCTGGTGCGGCAAAGCGAGGTGCAAATGCTGCGCCCTGTAAGGCCCGGCAACTACACCGATTTCTATTCCAGCATCGAGCACGCCACCAACGTGGGCATGATGTTTCGGGATCCGGCCAATGCCCTGCTGCCCAACTGGCGCCACATCCCGATTGGCTATCACGGCCGCGCCAGCAGCATTGTAGTGAGTGGCACCGACATTCGCCGGCCTAACGGGCAGCGCAAAGCACCCGATGCAGCGGCCCCTACCTTTGGGCCATCGCAGCAGCTGGATTTTGAGCTGGAAGTTGCTTTCATCGGCGGGCGCGCTACCCAGCTCGGCCACGCCGTCCCGATCCAGCAGGCTGAGGACTACATATTTGGCTTGGTGTTGTTTAACGATTGGAGCGCCCGCGATATCCAGAGTTGGGAATACGTACCGCTCGGCCCGTTTTTGGGCAAAAGCTTCGGCAGCAGCGTGTCGCCTTGGATCGTGACGCTGGATGCGCTGGAGCCATTCCGCGTGCCGGG
This window encodes:
- the fahA gene encoding fumarylacetoacetase, which produces MLAANNPDLHSWIDISPLSDFPIQNLPFGVFETPERGTRAGVAIGDYVLDLYAVSQYGFFDDLDITNQPKVFRRRSLNSFIRLGRPTWRAVRQRVSELLRHDNPALRDNEEAMHTCLVRQSEVQMLRPVRPGNYTDFYSSIEHATNVGMMFRDPANALLPNWRHIPIGYHGRASSIVVSGTDIRRPNGQRKAPDAAAPTFGPSQQLDFELEVAFIGGRATQLGHAVPIQQAEDYIFGLVLFNDWSARDIQSWEYVPLGPFLGKSFGSSVSPWIVTLDALEPFRVPGPEQEPEPLLYLRQTGAANFDINLEVAIEPAGGSETVISRSNFKYMYWSMAQQLAHQTSNGCNLQVGDLYASGTISGSTPDSLGSMLELTWRGTRPLPLADGSERKFLLDGDTVTMRGFAEKDGIRIGFGEVSGTILPANQ